One window of Ignavibacteriales bacterium genomic DNA carries:
- a CDS encoding response regulator, with translation MKALVIDDERLARTELIRLLEPFKEIEIVGEAVNADDAHNKISELSPDVIFLDIQMPGKTGFELLEELDSVPKVIFTTAYDEYALKAFEYNALDYLLKPIEPARLEESIKKIIEGKRKDRTHDISHETLTAEDQVFVKDGEKCWFVKLEKVRLFESEGNYVRLFFDENKPLILRTLNYLDERLDRKSFFRASRKHIINLKWVENIEPWLNGGLLAKLKGGHKIEVSRRQAVKFKEMLSL, from the coding sequence ATGAAAGCATTAGTTATAGACGACGAAAGATTAGCTCGAACTGAGTTAATAAGACTATTAGAACCATTTAAAGAAATCGAAATTGTGGGAGAGGCAGTTAATGCCGATGATGCACACAATAAAATATCAGAACTTAGTCCGGATGTAATTTTCTTAGATATTCAAATGCCTGGTAAAACGGGATTTGAGTTACTTGAGGAATTAGACAGCGTTCCAAAAGTTATTTTTACAACTGCTTATGATGAGTATGCGCTTAAAGCATTTGAATACAATGCTCTTGATTATCTTTTAAAGCCAATTGAACCGGCTCGATTGGAAGAGTCAATTAAAAAAATAATTGAAGGCAAACGTAAAGATCGAACGCACGATATCTCTCACGAAACATTAACAGCTGAAGACCAGGTTTTTGTTAAAGATGGAGAAAAATGCTGGTTTGTTAAGTTGGAAAAAGTTCGATTGTTTGAATCTGAAGGGAACTATGTTCGGTTATTCTTTGATGAAAATAAACCACTTATTTTAAGAACGCTAAATTATCTTGATGAAAGATTAGATCGCAAATCATTTTTCCGTGCAAGTAGAAAACATATTATTAATCTTAAATGGGTTGAAAATATTGAGCCGTGGTTAAATGGCGGTTTGCTTGCAAAGTTAAAAGGCGGACATAAGATTGAAGTATCAAGAAGACAAGCAGTTAAGTTTAAAGAGATGTTGAGTTTGTAA
- a CDS encoding TonB-dependent receptor plug domain-containing protein translates to MSRNILAFIIITSIVVTAQIQDSTTAELKIYPDTLSFKPDTLLSSDSLLTIVELDSIAPIYSTALTEKSFIIKNSELLKQEYQYSGDYLRAYPFNFIKDLGFTGQPNETFIYGVGNNAISYLMDGISYNDRYSNSLNLNLIQSEDVDSIEIIPLPRGFLYGAYNNPVSVNFITKDFLPSQPYTRIRFYQGANRDMMFDGSFNAIVMKKLIASFDIANRIYDGTYSNSDYSIWQGKFKLKYLLSNVVNIIATYNYNDYNAGYSGGVEVDSIIANGGVVDNILYDYRAAPMFYPNGELKTLTHLPRLKFLIKPAEWMRSDASLYFLFNRYEKNTSVSKYSENKTYGLNIRNNFDYSVFKFQLNIDYEKQNMFSTNSFYTYFDSGHINTSKNKFDADLFSISGVVSANINDGTFIPSFYYKSSTYNPQNSQHLVNPMDNNSNGLGVDLLLKIKKNLSFYIGASVLKTYSVNNDKYSLIEIGANYQNEFVSADIKYFLNDYAYGFYSGGVFYNYIGYGNVDGLGLNLKLNLWKLLLESNSSYYSTPNNNKLIGVPDFQTQTGVYYTGKLFNDDLDLKTGFVFYYTGKNNVFSYENGLLGVPSSNKLDFSLVGEIQRVAIVYFLWQNLLGNNYYITPYYPMPGRSIRFGVAWELFN, encoded by the coding sequence ATGTCCAGGAATATTTTAGCATTTATAATTATTACCTCTATTGTTGTTACTGCACAAATTCAAGATTCAACAACGGCAGAACTAAAAATTTATCCCGATACGCTTTCCTTTAAACCCGATACTCTTTTATCAAGCGATTCTTTATTAACAATTGTTGAACTGGATTCAATTGCACCGATTTATTCTACAGCTCTAACGGAAAAAAGTTTTATTATTAAAAATTCAGAACTGTTGAAACAAGAATATCAATATTCCGGTGATTATTTAAGAGCCTATCCATTTAACTTTATAAAGGATTTAGGCTTTACGGGACAGCCAAATGAAACCTTTATTTACGGTGTTGGAAACAACGCAATTAGTTATTTGATGGATGGAATCTCTTATAACGATAGATATTCCAACTCATTAAATCTTAATCTTATACAAAGTGAAGATGTTGATTCGATAGAAATTATTCCATTACCGCGCGGATTTCTTTATGGCGCTTATAATAATCCAGTTAGTGTAAATTTTATTACAAAAGATTTTTTACCAAGCCAACCATATACTAGAATAAGATTTTATCAAGGCGCAAACAGAGATATGATGTTTGATGGTAGCTTTAATGCAATTGTTATGAAGAAGTTAATAGCCTCATTTGATATTGCGAACAGAATTTATGATGGAACTTATAGCAATTCTGATTATTCAATCTGGCAAGGAAAATTTAAACTAAAGTATTTGTTATCCAATGTGGTTAACATTATCGCAACATATAACTACAACGATTATAATGCCGGATATAGCGGCGGAGTTGAGGTAGATAGTATTATTGCTAATGGTGGTGTTGTAGATAATATTCTGTACGATTATAGAGCCGCACCAATGTTTTATCCAAATGGCGAATTGAAAACTCTCACGCATTTACCCAGATTAAAATTTTTAATTAAGCCGGCTGAATGGATGAGATCTGATGCAAGTTTATATTTTTTATTTAACAGGTATGAAAAAAACACTTCGGTAAGTAAATATTCGGAAAACAAAACATATGGATTAAATATCCGTAATAATTTTGATTATAGTGTTTTTAAGTTTCAATTAAATATTGATTATGAAAAACAAAATATGTTTTCCACTAATTCTTTTTATACATATTTCGATTCTGGTCACATAAATACTTCAAAAAATAAATTTGATGCAGATTTATTCTCGATATCCGGTGTTGTTTCTGCGAATATAAACGATGGAACTTTTATACCATCTTTTTATTACAAGAGTTCAACATATAATCCCCAAAATTCTCAGCATCTAGTTAATCCAATGGATAATAATAGTAATGGATTAGGAGTTGATTTATTATTAAAAATAAAAAAAAATCTTAGCTTTTATATCGGGGCTTCTGTTCTTAAAACATATAGTGTAAATAATGATAAATATTCTTTAATCGAAATTGGAGCAAATTATCAAAATGAATTTGTATCTGCCGATATAAAATATTTCCTAAATGATTACGCTTATGGTTTTTATAGTGGTGGAGTATTTTATAACTATATTGGTTACGGTAATGTGGATGGCTTAGGGCTTAATCTAAAATTAAACCTTTGGAAATTACTTCTTGAATCAAACTCATCATATTATTCTACCCCTAATAATAACAAATTAATTGGTGTTCCAGATTTTCAAACTCAAACAGGAGTTTATTATACTGGTAAATTGTTTAATGATGATCTTGATTTGAAAACAGGATTTGTTTTTTATTACACTGGTAAGAACAATGTTTTTTCTTATGAAAACGGATTGTTAGGAGTTCCATCATCAAACAAATTAGATTTTAGCTTAGTTGGAGAGATACAAAGAGTAGCAATTGTATATTTTTTGTGGCAAAATCTATTAGGAAATAATTATTACATTACACCTTATTATCCTATGCCTGGGCGTAGTATAAGGTTTGGTGTTGCCTGGGAACTGTTTAATTAA
- a CDS encoding histidine kinase, giving the protein MNSATLNTLTSFSKDKPETKSEIIDTLKRKNLYWISQASGWSLYVIVNLLVISSFETIPFNRITLWVLLGFYGIIFSHLYRLYIKKNNWTNLPLKKIIPLVLIASLVVGTIIYIPVYFSGQLLEVERHSKNIIATSIAGILNISSTILVWNLIYFAIHYFENSKKAEIETLIFEAAVKDFELKTLKAQLNPHFMFNAMNSIRALIEEDPQNAKDAITKLSNLMRYTLKIERTETVPLAEELKTIQDYLDLEKIRFEERLNYNIKSTTEADRVEIPPMMVQTLVENGIKHGISKITIGGKVDVDAKIIHSNLIIEIRNSGKFDEEALKNSHGFGVSNTKHRLALLYGENASLSLTNENSNIVLTKLKIPSGG; this is encoded by the coding sequence ATGAACTCTGCAACACTTAATACACTAACAAGTTTTAGTAAAGATAAACCTGAAACAAAAAGTGAGATTATCGATACTTTGAAAAGAAAAAACTTATACTGGATTTCTCAAGCTTCTGGCTGGAGTTTATATGTAATCGTAAATTTGCTTGTTATTTCATCTTTTGAAACTATTCCATTCAATCGAATTACTCTCTGGGTTCTGTTGGGGTTTTACGGAATTATCTTTTCGCATCTATATCGTTTATATATTAAAAAAAATAACTGGACTAATCTACCGCTTAAAAAAATTATTCCGCTAGTTTTAATTGCAAGCTTAGTTGTTGGAACCATAATTTATATTCCGGTTTATTTCTCAGGACAATTGTTAGAAGTCGAACGACACTCAAAAAATATAATTGCAACATCTATAGCCGGGATTCTAAATATTTCCAGCACAATACTGGTATGGAATTTAATTTACTTTGCAATTCATTATTTTGAAAATTCTAAAAAGGCAGAAATAGAAACTCTAATTTTTGAAGCAGCTGTAAAAGATTTTGAACTTAAAACTCTTAAGGCGCAGCTAAATCCGCATTTTATGTTTAATGCTATGAACAGCATTCGCGCTTTGATTGAAGAAGATCCACAAAACGCAAAAGATGCAATTACGAAGCTTTCCAATCTGATGAGATATACTTTAAAGATTGAGAGAACGGAAACTGTTCCGCTTGCAGAAGAACTAAAAACCATACAAGATTATCTAGATCTTGAAAAGATTAGATTTGAAGAACGACTTAATTATAATATTAAATCGACAACTGAAGCAGATAGAGTTGAAATTCCTCCGATGATGGTACAAACACTTGTAGAAAATGGAATTAAACATGGTATTTCAAAAATTACAATTGGCGGAAAAGTTGATGTTGATGCAAAAATTATCCATTCTAACCTTATAATTGAAATTAGAAACAGTGGTAAATTTGATGAAGAAGCTCTCAAAAATTCTCACGGATTTGGTGTAAGCAATACCAAGCACAGATTAGCATTGTTATATGGAGAGAACGCTTCTCTATCATTAACAAACGAAAACAGCAACATAGTTTTAACAAAGCTTAAAATACCATCAGGAGGTTAA